Proteins encoded together in one Accipiter gentilis chromosome 16, bAccGen1.1, whole genome shotgun sequence window:
- the RSAD2 gene encoding radical S-adenosyl methionine domain-containing protein 2, with amino-acid sequence MQLGVLGRLPLAVARAVLAALRGRLGALCWSLSPLSLPLSVPGWRRVSAPSPAAPAGPRREREREREREDDAPPTPTSVNYHFTRQCNYKCGFCFHTAKTSFVLPLEEAKRGLAMLKEAGMEKINFSGGEPFLQDRGEYVGKLVQFCKQELKLPSVSIVSNGSLIRERWFKKYGEYLDILAISCDSFDENVNVLIGRGQGKKNHVENLHKLRQWCREYGVAFKINSVINRFNVEEDMNEQIKALNPVRWKVFQCLLIEGENTGEDALREAEKFVISDEDFEQFLDRHKGVSCLVPESNQKMRDSYLILDEYMRFLNCRNGRKEPSKSILDVGVEAAIKVSGFDEKMFLNRGGKYVWSKADMKLDW; translated from the exons atgCAGCTGGGCGTGCTGGGCCGCCTGCCGCTGGCGGTGGCGCGGGCGGTGCTGGCGGCGCTGCGCGGGCGGCTGGGCGCGCTGTGCTGGAGCCTGtcgcccctctccctgcccctctccgTGCCCGGCTGGCGCCGGGTCtcggcccccagccccgccgcccccgcgggcccccggcgggagcgggagcgggagcgggagcgggaggaCGACGCACCTCCGACGCCCACCAGCGTCAATTACCACTTCACCCGGCAGTGCAACTACAAGTGCGGCTTCTGCTTCCACACGGCCAAGACCTCCTTCGTGCTGCCCCTGGAGGAGGCCAAGCGGGGGCTGGCGATGCTCAAGGAGGCGG GAATGGAGAAAATCAATTTCTCGGGAGGAGAACCGTTTCTTCAGGACAGAGGCGAATATGTGGGCAAACTGGTCCAGTTTTGCAAGCAGGAGTTGAAGCTACCAAGCGTCAGCATTGTTAGCAACGGCAGCCTGATTAGAGAACGGTGGTTCAAGAAGTACG gTGAATATTTAGACATTCTGGCAATTTCATGTGATAGTTTTGATGAGAATGTCAACGTTTTAATTGGCCGTGGTCAAGGAAAGAAGAACCATGTGGAAAATCTGCATAAACTGAGACAGTGGTGCCGAGAGTATGGTgttgctttcaaaataaattcagtgaTCAACAGGTTTAATGTTGAGGAAGATATGAATGAGCAGATCAAGGCACTCAACCCCGTGCGCTGGAAG GTATTCCAGTGCCTGCTCATCGAAGGGGAGAACACTGGTGAGGATGCCCTGAGAGAAGCAGAGAAATTTGTTATCAGCGATGAAGACTTTGAACAATTCCTGGATCGCCACAAAGGTGTCTCCTGTTTGGTACCTGAATCTAATCAGAAG ATGAGGGATTCATACCTCATTCTGGATGAATAT ATGCGTTTTCTGAACTGTAGAAATGGACGGAAAGAGCCTTCCAAGTCCATCCTAGATGTTGGCGTAGAAGCAGCTATAAAAGTCAGTGGATTTGATGAGAAGATGTTCCTAAACAGAGGAGGAAAGTATGTGTGGAGTAAAGCAGACATGAAACTGGACTGGTAG
- the CMPK2 gene encoding UMP-CMP kinase 2, mitochondrial translates to MLRRCPPGPPGPQPLRRALPPAAPAVRRRLRECAARIPEAGAVLELLERCPEHQRKGSFPVVVFEGLDATGKTTVTQSVKDTLNGVLLRSPPACISQWRTIFDDEPAPIKRAFYAAGNYILASEIAKASTQAPVIIDRYWHSTAAYAIATEVDGKVQDLPPAHDEVYQWPEDLLKPDLVLLLTVDPEERVQRLQRRGLEKTKEEAELEANTLFRQRVEESYRRMVNPACQVVDASPSKEEVLQTVLQLIKKHCAL, encoded by the exons ATGCTGCGGCGCtgccccccggggccgccgggcccccagcccctccgccgggccctgccgcccgccgcccccgccgtcCGCCGCCGCCTGCGGGAG TGCGCGGCGCGGATCCCGGAGGCCGGCGCGGTCCTCGAGCTGCTGGAGCGATGTCCCGAGCACCAGAGGAAGGGAAGTTTCCCCGTCGTCGTTTTCGAGGGGCTGGATGCCACAG GCAAAACCACTGTAACCCAGTCTGTAAAGGACACCCTGAATGGCGTTCTGCTAAGGTCCCCACCAGCTTGCATCAGCCAGTGGAGGACAATATTTGATGATGAGCCAGCACCCATTAAGAGAGCATTTTATGCTGCGGGCAACTACATTCTTGCTTCAGAAATAGCGAAAGCATCCACTCAGGCACCTGTGATCATTGACAG ATACTGGCACAGCACAGCTGCCTATGCAATTGCCACTGAAGTAGATGGGAAAGTCCAGGATCTTCCACCAGCTCACGATGAGGTGTACCAGTGGCCTGAGGATCTGCTTAAACCTGATCTTGTTCTTCTCCTTACTGTTGACCCTGAGGAGCGAGTCCAAAGACTTCAGCGTCGGGGGCTGGAGAAGACAAAGGAGGAAGCTGAGCTGGAAGCTAACACCTTGTTTCGCCAAAG ggtTGAAGAGTCATACAGGAGGATGGTGAATCCTGCATGCCAAGTGGTTGATGCCAGCCCCTCCAAGGAAGAGGTTCTCCAGACAGTGCTACAACTAATTAAGAAACACTGTGCTTTGTGA